The DNA region TCGCGGGCGGAGGAGGTTTGAGGGGAGCTGCCCCTAGTACGAGAGGACCGGGGTGGACGGACCGCTAGTGTGCCAGCTGTTCCGCCAGGAGCACCGCTGGGTAGCTATGTCCGGCAGGGATAAGCGCTGAAGGCATCTAAGTGCGAAACCCGCCTCAAGATGAGACCTCCCAGGGCGTAAGCCCTCTGAAGGCCCCTGGAAGATCACCAGGTTGATAGGCCGCAGGTGTAAGCGCTGTAAGGCGTTCAGCCGAGCGGTACTAATCGGCCGTGCGGCTTGACCACGTTGAACTCATACATTCGAGACGTCGCTTGGCTACACTCGAGAATCATCGTGTTCGATTGCCACTCAGTTCCCGGTGGCGATGCCGGAGGGGCCACACCCGTTCCCATCCCGAACACGGAAGTTAAGCCCTCCAGGGCCGATGGTACTGCGCTGGTAACGGCGTGGGAGAGTAGGTCGTCGCCGGGTTAATTCAAGCGCCCGGGCCGCAAGGTCCGGGCGCTTTCGTTTGTCCCCGCGCGCCTAGACGATCAGGCGCGAAAGCGAGATCAGCACGCTCTGCACCAGCGCGATCGCCGGCCCCACGACATAGCGCGTGACTCCCGAGAACACGGCCAGGATCAGGATGATCGGGCCGTACTGCTCGAGCTTGTGGATCGCGCCCCACGAGGCGCGCGGGAAGAAATACGGGAGGAAGTGTCCGCCGTCCAGCGGTGGCAGCGGGATCAGGTTGAACACGCCCAGGCCGACGTTGAGGATGAAGACCATGGCCATGACGTTGCGAAGCGGCTCGACGACGATGGGCAGGGCGGTGACCGGCACCAGGAGCCGATACACCACGAGCCCCACGAACGCGAGGATGAAGTTCGCGAGCGGTCCCGCCGCAGCGACCGCCGCCATGTCGCGGACGGGGTGGCGCAGGTTGTAGGCATTGACCGGCACCGGCTTGGCCCAGCCGAATCCCACGAGGATCAGGGCGAGCGCGCCGAGGGGGTCGATGTGAGGCAGGGGATTGAGCGTGAGCCGTCCGTGGAGCCGCGCGGTGGGGTCGCCGAGGCGGTCGGCGACCAGCCCGTGGGCCAGCTCGTGAACCGTGACCGCGAGGAGCAGGGCGGGAAGCTGGAGAACGAGGCGGATGAGGAAGGCGGAGGGATCGGAGAAGAGATCCGTCATCCGCGGCCCGCGGGCACGCGATCATCGGCGCCGCTCTCGTCGGCTATCGCGTCACCCGGCACGCGGTAGCGCTCGTCCAGCCATACCCCGAGGTCGATCAGGCGGCAGGCGAGCGAGCAGAACGGGCGATGCGGGTTTCCCGACCACGCGATGGGAGTCGCGCAGCGCGCGCAGCGTGGCGAGCGCGCGGCGGCGCGGCGAACGGGGGTCACGCCCGCATCCTATCGGCGCTTCGCCGCGACTGTCAACCGCGCGTGGCGTTCCGGGGGGCGCGGTTGACTTCGCGGAGGCCGTTCGTTAGAGTCCGACCGTGTTCCGGCTCTTCCCGCGCGAGGAGAAGTTCTTCGACCTCTTCGAGCAGCAGGGGGCCAACATCGTGGCGGCGGCCCGCGCCCTCGAGACCCTGACCCTCGACTATCCCAATGCCAAGACGCACGCGCAGGCCATCGAGGACCTCGAGCACGCCGGCGACACCCTGACCCACGAGTTGGTCAGGCGGCTCAACACCACGTTCATCACGCCCATCGATCGTGAGGATATCTACGCGCTGTCGAGCCGCCTCGACGACGTCCTCGACCTCATCGACGCCGTGGCCGACCGGCTGCTCCTCTACAAGATCGCCGCACCCACCGAGAGCTGCGTGGCCATGGCCAAGATCATCGTCAAGGCCGCCGAGGAGACGGACCGCGCCGTGCATTGCTTGCGCGATCTGTCGCCGTTCTACCACAAGCACTGCGTGGAGGTGAACCGGCTCGAGAACGAGGCCGACCGCCTTCTCCGCGACCAGCTCGCCGCGCTGTTCGAGGGCCGGGTGGATGCCATCGAGGTGATCAAGTGGAAGGAGCTCTACGAGACGATGGAGGAGGTCACCGACCGCTGCGAGGACGTGGTCAACGTGATCGAGGGCATCGTCCTCAAGATGGCGTGACGGCCCCCTCGGTGGCTTCCCCGCGCCCGCGCGCATGACGATCTCCCTCGGCCTCCTCGCCTTCATCATCCTCATCGCGCTCGCCTTCGACTACATCAACGGCTTCCACGACGCCGCCAATTCCATCGCCACCGTGGTGTCGACCCGCGTGCTCACGCCGATGCAGGCGGTGGCGTGGGCGGCGGTGTTCAATTTCGTGGCCGCGTTCGGCTTCGGCGTCAACGTCGCGAAAACGGTGGGCAAGGGCGTGGTCGACGCCGCCATCGTCGATCACTGGGTGATCCTCGGCGGGCTCTGCGGCGCCATCGTCTGGAACCTCATCACCTGGTACTACGGCATCCCGTCCAGCTCGTCCCACGCCCTCATCGGAGGCTTCGCGGGCGCCGCGGTCGCGAAGGCCGGCTTCGGCGCGCTCCTCGCCTCCGGCCTGATCAAGATCGCGGTGTTCATCGTGCTCGCGCCGGTGCTGGGGCTCGTGCTCGGCTTCATCTTCATGACCTTGACGCTCCTGACTTTCCGCAATGCGCGCCCGAGCCGGGTGGATGCGCTCTTCCGGCGCCTGCAGCTCGTCTCCGCGGCGTTCTACAGCCTGGGCCATGGCACCAACGACGCCCAGAAGACGATGGGGATCATCGCGATCCTCCTGTACTCCTCCGGGCACCTCGGCTCCGAGTTCTACGTGCCGTTCTGGGTGGTACTGGCCGCCCATGCCGCGATCGGCCTCGGCACCCTCGCCGGTGGGTGGCGCATCGTGAAGACCATGGGGATGCGGTTGACCAAGCTGCGCCCCGTGGGCGGTTTCTGCGCGGAGACGGCGGGCGCGATCATGCTGATCGGCACCGCGGTGGGCGGTATCCCCGTGAGTACCACCCACACCATCACCGGCTCCATCATGGGCGTGGGAACCACCCAGCGACTCTCCGCCGTGCGCTGGGGCCTCGCTGGCCGTATCGTATGGGCGTGGATCCTCACGATTCCGCTCTCGGCGCTCCTCGCCGGGCTGACCTGGCTCCTGCTGCCCCACGGGTGATCCCCGGGCGGGGCGCGGGCCGCAGCCTGCGGGACCGTCTCCTCCTCATCTTTCTCGCCGCCCTGGGACTGCCGCTCGCCTACCTGCCGCCGCCGGCAGGCCGCTGGGTCGGCGCGCGCCTCGGCGATCTCGCTTGGGGACTCCTGCGTGGGCGACGGCGCATCGTGATGGAGAATCTCGAGCGCGCCTTCGGCGCCGAGCGACCCGCCGCCGACCTCGCACGCATCGGCCGGGACTCGTTTCGGCACCTGGGCCTCAACGTGGTGGAGGCCTGCGAGTTCTTCTTTCGTCCCCCGGAGCGGCTCCTGTCCCGCGTCGAGGTGCGCGGCCTCGAGCACCTGGCTGCCGCCTCCGCGCGCGGCCGCGGCGTGCTTGCCCTCACCGGCCACCTCGGTAACTGGGAGCTCCTGGCGGCGAGCGCGGTGCTGATGCCGGTCCCCCTGTCCGCGGTGGTGCGCCCCCTCGATGATCCGCTGCTCGACGAGATCCTCGAGCGGTTACGCGCGCGCGGGCGCTTTCAGACGATCGTCAAGCACCGTGCCCTCGTGGACATCCGCGACGCCCTCCGTCAAGGGCGCATGGTGGGCGTCCTCCTCGATCAGAACGCCTCCCGTCGCGAAGGTGTGTTCGCGCCGTTCTTCGGGGTGCCCGCGTCCACGTCGAAGGGCTTCGCGCTGATCGCCCTCCGCGCGGGTGCGCCGGTGGTGTCGTGCTTCATTCGCCGGGTTGCCGGCGGCCGGCACGTGGTGGAGTTCGGGCCGGAGCTGCCCCCGCCGCCCGGCGGCGATCCGGTCGCCTTCACGCACGCGTTCAACGAGGCCATCGAGCGCGCGATCCGTCGGGCGCCCGAGCAATGGTTCTGGGTGCATCGGCGCTGGAAGACACGTCCCGCCGAGGCCTCGCCATGAGTCGCCCCGCGGTACTCCTCGCGCTGGTGGTCATGGTGGCGAGCGCGCCCGCCTTGGTTCCGGCGGACACCCGGCCGCCCATCGACACGTATCTCCAGGCGCGGGACCACGGCCTCACCGGCGTGGTGACCGGCGAGGCGTTCGCGGAGCCGACCCAGCCGAGCGGCCCGGCGACGCCCTTCAGCGACGTTTCGGTGATGCTTCTTCCTGCCGTGCCTGATTTCGAGGCGGAGCTGGACCAGATCCGCGCCGGCTTGCGCGAGAACGCGCGCGCGTACCTGGCCGCGGCGGAGCGTCTACGGGCGGCGAGGGAGGGCCTCGAGCGGGACCTCGCGTTCTCGGGCGGAGGTGAGCTCGTGCTCGGCGAGGTGACGGACGCCACCGGGCGGTTCCGCTTCGAGAGTGTGCCGACGGGGGGGTGGATCTTGCTCGCCTGGCGTGACGAGCCGCATGCGCAATCGGCTCGACGTATTCGTGCGAAAGGGGCCGGGGACTTCGTCGGGCTCACCCAGATGACGGGCTTCACCGTGGTGACCCTGTGGCGCTTCGCGATCGACGTGCGCCCTGGGGAGCAGGCCGCCGTACGACTCAACGATCGCAATATCTGGCTCACCGTCGTCCGCGAGGACAAGCGGACAGTGGAGCCGCCCAAGGCGACGGACGGCACGGGCTCCAAGCGCCGCCAGGGCCAGCACTAGCGTGCCGCGCCCTGGCGGGCGCCCTGAAGGCTTGCGCCGCCAGGGGGAGCTAGGGCTTCTTGGCCTCTTCCTTCTTCTCGGCCGGCTTCTTCGTCTCCTTCGAAGCCTTGGCGTACTTCTTCTCGCACTCGGCCTTGGCCGCGTCGTCCTTGGCCATCTTCAGGCACTCGGCCTTGGTCTCCTTCTTGGCGGCGGCCTTCTTCTCGCCCTTTTCCTCGGCCTTGGGGGCCTCGGCCGGCTTGGCCGCCGGCGTCTGGGCGACCGCGATACCGGCCATGCTCACCGAGAAGGCTATGCTCACGAGCAGCGCGATCATCTTCTGCATATTCGATTCACCTCCCTTCGCGATCCATTGTCGACACCTATGATGGCTAATGATGTAACTATGCACGAACACTGCGTTCTTACCAAACGTTTAAGTTAGGTTCCTCCCGCCGCTCTGTCAAGGTCTGAAGTCGATTTCGCCCTCCCCCCGTTGACCCATTCACCCCTGCATGCTGTAATCGAGATGTAGCCCTCTCGTATGCAGCCCTCGCTCAACCGGCGACTGTTGGCGCTGCTGGTCTTCTCCTTCGTTGCCCTGGCGTTCTCGGGCAATGCCGGGGCGGAGACCTATCCGTTCGCGGCCCAGGAGCCGTCCCTCGAAGCTCCGCTCGTGCCCTCCGAGCCGTCCGAGGGATCGTCAGGCGGTACCTTCCGGGCGATCGAGATCGAGCTTGGGCTGACCTACTCCCCCGGCAAGCCGGAGGAGCCGGAGGCTGGGCTGGACACCGCCACGCTAACCGGCGACCAATGGGACCCGCTGGCCGGCATGCCCATCGTGGAGCCGGTTCCCGTCCCAGAGACCACTGTTCGGAAGCGCGGGCCGGCCTACGACGTGCCGGACCGGCCCGAGGTCGCCGTCTTCGTCGAGCGCTTTCAGACCGGCTACCGCAGGGCGGTGGTGGAGCGCTGGCTCACCCGGGCGGGTCGGTACATGGACATGATTCGGGATGTCCTCATCGGGCGCGGTCTGCCCGAGGAACTCCTGTGTACCGCGATGATCGAGAGCGGCTTCGACCCGATCGCCGTCTCCCGGGCCGGGGCGAAGGGCCTCTGGCAGTTCATGGCCCCGACCGCCCGCAAGTACGGGCTACGCGTGGACAAGTGGACGGACGAGCGCCTCGACCCGGAGAAGTCCACGCGCGCGGCCGCGGCATATCTGCGTGACCTCTATGCGGCCTATGGCTCGTGGCCGCTCGCCCACGCCGCCTACAACGGGGGCGATGTCCGCATCCTGCGCGCGATGAAGAACCTCAAGAGCTCGGACTTCTGGGACCTCACCCGGGGTCGGCATCTCGCCGAGGAAACGAAGAACT from Candidatus Methylomirabilota bacterium includes:
- a CDS encoding site-2 protease family protein, with protein sequence MTDLFSDPSAFLIRLVLQLPALLLAVTVHELAHGLVADRLGDPTARLHGRLTLNPLPHIDPLGALALILVGFGWAKPVPVNAYNLRHPVRDMAAVAAAGPLANFILAFVGLVVYRLLVPVTALPIVVEPLRNVMAMVFILNVGLGVFNLIPLPPLDGGHFLPYFFPRASWGAIHKLEQYGPIILILAVFSGVTRYVVGPAIALVQSVLISLSRLIV
- the yacG gene encoding DNA gyrase inhibitor YacG, producing the protein MTPVRRAAARSPRCARCATPIAWSGNPHRPFCSLACRLIDLGVWLDERYRVPGDAIADESGADDRVPAGRG
- a CDS encoding DUF47 domain-containing protein translates to MFRLFPREEKFFDLFEQQGANIVAAARALETLTLDYPNAKTHAQAIEDLEHAGDTLTHELVRRLNTTFITPIDREDIYALSSRLDDVLDLIDAVADRLLLYKIAAPTESCVAMAKIIVKAAEETDRAVHCLRDLSPFYHKHCVEVNRLENEADRLLRDQLAALFEGRVDAIEVIKWKELYETMEEVTDRCEDVVNVIEGIVLKMA
- a CDS encoding inorganic phosphate transporter → MTISLGLLAFIILIALAFDYINGFHDAANSIATVVSTRVLTPMQAVAWAAVFNFVAAFGFGVNVAKTVGKGVVDAAIVDHWVILGGLCGAIVWNLITWYYGIPSSSSHALIGGFAGAAVAKAGFGALLASGLIKIAVFIVLAPVLGLVLGFIFMTLTLLTFRNARPSRVDALFRRLQLVSAAFYSLGHGTNDAQKTMGIIAILLYSSGHLGSEFYVPFWVVLAAHAAIGLGTLAGGWRIVKTMGMRLTKLRPVGGFCAETAGAIMLIGTAVGGIPVSTTHTITGSIMGVGTTQRLSAVRWGLAGRIVWAWILTIPLSALLAGLTWLLLPHG
- a CDS encoding lysophospholipid acyltransferase family protein, producing MIPGRGAGRSLRDRLLLIFLAALGLPLAYLPPPAGRWVGARLGDLAWGLLRGRRRIVMENLERAFGAERPAADLARIGRDSFRHLGLNVVEACEFFFRPPERLLSRVEVRGLEHLAAASARGRGVLALTGHLGNWELLAASAVLMPVPLSAVVRPLDDPLLDEILERLRARGRFQTIVKHRALVDIRDALRQGRMVGVLLDQNASRREGVFAPFFGVPASTSKGFALIALRAGAPVVSCFIRRVAGGRHVVEFGPELPPPPGGDPVAFTHAFNEAIERAIRRAPEQWFWVHRRWKTRPAEASP
- a CDS encoding transglycosylase SLT domain-containing protein — translated: MQPSLNRRLLALLVFSFVALAFSGNAGAETYPFAAQEPSLEAPLVPSEPSEGSSGGTFRAIEIELGLTYSPGKPEEPEAGLDTATLTGDQWDPLAGMPIVEPVPVPETTVRKRGPAYDVPDRPEVAVFVERFQTGYRRAVVERWLTRAGRYMDMIRDVLIGRGLPEELLCTAMIESGFDPIAVSRAGAKGLWQFMAPTARKYGLRVDKWTDERLDPEKSTRAAAAYLRDLYAAYGSWPLAHAAYNGGDVRILRAMKNLKSSDFWDLTRGRHLAEETKNFVAAIQAAILIVREPERYGFAVTPEAPLQYETIRVSGGTKLVRLAEEAGIEPAELRGLNSELRMGQTPPGESYALKVPVGGADKVRVVLERDAAKRSAVAGAGARKGTPVTAHAASDGVYVVKPQDTVGGIAKRYGVSVAEIRRWNRLTEESRIRPGDRLRVAMVTAREDGQGGFR